From the genome of Devriesea agamarum, one region includes:
- a CDS encoding urease accessory protein UreD: MKTSPAPGTRATRPTSATGRARDTGRAQATGRTRDTGRAKTAGSARAARLTPAHFEPEWVPGAVREYARGLDTLQVGRPGKVGLLELTYEQRGERTELTAHYQKSPLQIMRPLYTDPHRPDLPITMVMSTGGGVVQGDRLRLDVRVGPGASAHLTTQAATKIMKMDHDYATQSAHLRVEDGGYLEYLPDPVIPYVNSRYFQGTDVVLDPSATAILGDTVVAGRLARGEQHEFKIFASDLTVRRPDGTELVCDTIRLRGDHASALVNFGAHTVLGTLIVVTPLRDAATLASVLRKAVAEPSPSTRTGQRGPVTGVSVLPYECGAWLRIGGNSTEEVSRLITTAWDALRWELIDTPAPKLRKT; encoded by the coding sequence GTGAAAACCTCACCTGCTCCCGGCACTCGTGCCACCCGGCCTACCTCGGCGACCGGCCGCGCCCGCGACACTGGTCGTGCCCAGGCGACCGGTCGTACCCGGGACACTGGTCGTGCGAAGACAGCCGGTTCCGCCCGGGCAGCTCGGCTTACTCCGGCTCACTTTGAGCCGGAGTGGGTCCCCGGTGCGGTGCGAGAGTATGCGAGAGGACTGGACACATTACAGGTCGGCAGACCCGGCAAAGTTGGTCTACTGGAACTGACCTACGAGCAACGGGGTGAGCGCACTGAGCTCACCGCTCACTATCAGAAGTCGCCGCTACAGATTATGCGGCCGCTCTACACCGATCCCCATCGCCCCGACCTGCCGATCACCATGGTGATGTCAACCGGCGGTGGCGTGGTTCAAGGCGACCGCTTGCGACTCGATGTACGCGTTGGCCCTGGAGCGAGCGCGCATCTCACTACGCAGGCCGCAACCAAGATCATGAAAATGGATCATGATTACGCCACGCAGAGTGCACATCTGCGCGTCGAGGACGGCGGCTACCTGGAATATCTGCCTGATCCAGTAATCCCGTACGTCAACTCGCGGTATTTTCAGGGAACCGACGTCGTTCTGGATCCCAGTGCGACGGCGATTCTCGGCGACACGGTGGTGGCGGGCAGGCTTGCCCGTGGTGAGCAGCATGAGTTCAAGATTTTCGCCTCTGATTTAACGGTGCGCCGCCCCGACGGTACCGAGCTCGTGTGCGACACCATCCGTCTACGCGGTGACCATGCGAGCGCGCTGGTCAATTTTGGAGCGCACACCGTACTGGGCACGCTGATAGTTGTGACCCCGCTCAGGGACGCCGCAACTCTCGCGTCAGTGCTACGCAAGGCGGTAGCAGAACCGTCACCATCAACCCGCACGGGACAGCGGGGCCCGGTGACCGGAGTCAGCGTTCTTCCGTACGAATGCGGCGCCTGGCTGCGCATCGGCGGAAACAGCACGGAAGAGGTGTCACGCCTGATCACGACGGCCTGGGATGCCCTCCGCTGGGAACTTATTGATACTCCCGCCCCGAAACTGAGGAAGACCTGA
- the nicT gene encoding Nickel transporter NicT gives MKVKNRRGAIIPIIAVIVVLHVIGFGTVFGFIIPKDLKIGATTFGLGLALTAYVFGLRHAFDPDHIAAIDNTTRTLSTNGRRPRSVGMWFSLGHSTIVFLMALLIAVGSHYASTLVNGDSALHQTLGIIGTSVSGFFLILLGVINVIALAGIWKAFRAMRSGEHDEKALDEILEKRGIYARILAPAMRRVVKPWQVYFIGLLFGLGFDTATEIALLVLAGSGAASGIPWYAILILPILFAAGMCLMDSLDGIFMATAYDWAFARPARKIFYNMVVTGLSVVIALLIGVIEVAQVLHDNAGINAPILNQLAQFQIDQMGFVIVGLFVLTWIAAILIWKFGHMETRWETIPASTPVKAKQESIRD, from the coding sequence ATGAAAGTTAAAAACAGGCGCGGCGCGATTATCCCCATCATCGCTGTGATTGTCGTGCTACATGTTATTGGATTCGGCACCGTGTTCGGGTTCATCATTCCCAAAGATCTCAAAATTGGTGCCACCACCTTCGGTCTCGGACTCGCACTCACCGCATATGTCTTTGGGCTCCGGCACGCATTCGATCCAGATCATATTGCCGCCATCGACAACACTACGCGCACATTATCAACCAATGGGCGTCGCCCCCGTTCGGTGGGGATGTGGTTCTCCCTCGGACACTCCACCATTGTGTTTCTGATGGCACTGCTCATCGCCGTCGGCTCTCATTACGCCTCCACCCTGGTTAATGGAGACTCCGCGCTCCACCAAACTCTCGGCATTATTGGAACCTCCGTCTCCGGTTTCTTCTTGATTTTACTGGGGGTCATTAACGTGATTGCCCTGGCTGGAATTTGGAAGGCCTTCCGGGCGATGCGCAGCGGCGAGCACGATGAGAAAGCGCTGGATGAGATTCTCGAAAAACGCGGAATCTATGCACGCATTCTTGCACCCGCTATGCGCCGTGTGGTCAAGCCCTGGCAGGTGTATTTCATCGGACTGCTATTCGGCCTAGGCTTCGACACCGCGACCGAGATTGCGCTGCTAGTTCTTGCAGGAAGCGGGGCCGCCAGCGGCATCCCCTGGTACGCGATCCTGATATTGCCTATCCTCTTTGCCGCAGGCATGTGCCTGATGGATTCCCTGGATGGAATCTTCATGGCGACCGCTTACGACTGGGCATTTGCTCGGCCTGCCCGCAAGATCTTCTACAACATGGTAGTGACGGGCCTGAGCGTGGTGATCGCACTGCTCATCGGAGTTATTGAAGTCGCTCAGGTGCTGCACGACAACGCCGGTATCAACGCTCCCATTTTGAATCAGCTCGCGCAGTTCCAGATTGATCAGATGGGTTTTGTGATCGTCGGACTGTTCGTCCTCACATGGATTGCCGCAATTTTGATCTGGAAGTTTGGTCACATGGAAACACGGTGGGAAACCATTCCCGCATCCACGCCGGTAAAAGCTAAGCAGGAGTCAATTCGAGATTAG
- a CDS encoding ATP-binding cassette domain-containing protein has product MTDATPTLDLTGVTKCIDGRAILAGCSITLYPGEICAIIGPNGAGKTTLFKLIAGLAFPSSGTIAVTGRMFDNGSRDALLARIGASIEAPEFRNGATAEQVLQLHFDLLGLSDHQPIDELFALVGLTAAARSPVASFSLGMKQHLALARAISHRPTLLVLDEPANGLDPTGISDLRDLITSLAVEGMTVLMASHVLTEIEQTAHTVAVLTDGYLGVKQDVTSILDANGGSLEEFYSSSVAEARR; this is encoded by the coding sequence ATGACAGACGCTACTCCGACGCTTGATCTCACCGGTGTCACGAAGTGCATCGACGGCCGGGCCATCCTCGCCGGGTGCAGTATCACGCTCTACCCCGGTGAGATTTGCGCCATCATTGGGCCGAACGGGGCCGGGAAGACCACCCTCTTCAAACTGATAGCTGGCTTGGCGTTCCCCTCCTCAGGCACCATCGCCGTGACCGGACGAATGTTTGATAACGGTTCGCGCGATGCGCTCCTGGCTCGAATTGGTGCGAGCATCGAAGCACCAGAGTTCCGGAACGGCGCCACCGCTGAGCAAGTTCTCCAGCTCCACTTCGATCTTCTTGGCTTGTCCGATCACCAGCCCATTGACGAGCTGTTCGCGCTAGTCGGCCTCACCGCGGCGGCCAGATCGCCCGTAGCCTCGTTCTCGCTCGGTATGAAACAGCATCTCGCTCTAGCTCGCGCGATCAGTCACCGACCCACCTTGTTGGTCCTCGATGAGCCCGCGAACGGGCTTGACCCGACTGGTATTTCTGACCTGCGTGACCTGATCACCAGCTTGGCCGTTGAAGGCATGACTGTGTTAATGGCTAGCCACGTACTCACCGAGATCGAGCAAACCGCGCATACCGTTGCTGTCCTCACTGATGGGTACCTCGGAGTAAAGCAGGACGTCACCAGCATCCTGGACGCCAATGGCGGGAGTCTCGAAGAGTTCTACAGCTCAAGCGTTGCGGAGGCACGCCGATGA
- a CDS encoding ABC transporter permease, translated as MAVNIVSPLPVRLPRRLGWFRSWAGLVRWSLLRHKYLLPVFTAVQALFAVAIVYGLALLIPDIDSEAARYLSSGAWTLGIIAVGCVLAPQITGTAKQEGLLDYQRTLPVPRSAILLADAVVWSLAALPGIAVGMLAAAFRFGLDIQVNACIVAVVLGAQFTVVSIGYAIAFWLPLNVTSLVTQVVMIGGLLFSPITFPADRLPEWAVTLHQFLPFAPIGDLIREAAFRAGDPQLLNLVVAAVWAVAAYTMAYLALRRRN; from the coding sequence ATGGCCGTTAATATCGTGTCTCCTCTGCCCGTCAGGCTGCCTCGCAGACTCGGGTGGTTCCGTAGCTGGGCCGGTCTTGTGCGCTGGAGCTTGCTCCGCCATAAATATCTACTTCCTGTCTTCACCGCAGTCCAGGCATTGTTTGCCGTTGCGATCGTGTACGGTCTCGCCCTGCTCATCCCCGATATCGACAGTGAAGCCGCCCGATATTTGTCCTCCGGCGCCTGGACGCTCGGCATCATCGCGGTCGGATGCGTCCTCGCTCCTCAGATCACAGGTACTGCGAAACAAGAAGGTCTCCTCGATTACCAGCGGACACTCCCGGTTCCCCGCTCGGCGATCCTCCTCGCCGATGCTGTGGTCTGGAGTCTCGCAGCCCTCCCTGGAATCGCCGTCGGCATGCTCGCCGCGGCCTTCCGATTCGGACTCGATATCCAGGTCAACGCATGCATCGTGGCCGTCGTGCTCGGTGCGCAGTTCACGGTGGTGAGCATCGGGTACGCCATTGCGTTCTGGCTGCCCCTCAACGTCACGTCCTTGGTGACGCAGGTCGTCATGATCGGTGGCCTGTTGTTTTCCCCGATCACGTTCCCGGCCGACCGCCTACCGGAATGGGCTGTCACGCTGCATCAGTTCCTTCCGTTCGCGCCAATCGGAGACCTCATCCGGGAGGCCGCATTCCGTGCCGGTGACCCTCAGCTGCTGAACCTCGTTGTTGCCGCTGTTTGGGCTGTTGCCGCCTACACCATGGCCTACTTGGCCCTTCGGAGAAGGAACTGA
- a CDS encoding ABC transporter ATP-binding protein, translating to MLSVTPPAEPLLLEAVTKTFQRGAVAANRAISLTFRPGQLIALIGHNGAGKTTLLNQIIGTTKPTSGDIRYGTESLGKNPDLARRVASMMPQMHAPLTGVTPLQAITSIGRVRGLSGRDARREASALIDELDITPWQNVGGEKLSGGLRRLTSYAMAVIASPPVLLIDEPTNDVDPVRRPLIWRNLRRLADAGHIVIVVTHNLLEVQRTADRYVLLQNGQVLIDSTPRQLSQRAQTTTLSVSVRSDVDLATMPAASRLHPVDGDGQLRLDLEPAHIPDAVAWVLEQVEAGEIYSYTLTPASLESLYEGITNGR from the coding sequence ATGTTGAGCGTGACTCCTCCCGCCGAACCGCTCCTGTTAGAAGCTGTCACCAAGACCTTCCAGCGAGGAGCTGTCGCGGCGAATCGCGCTATCAGCCTCACGTTCCGCCCTGGCCAGTTGATAGCGCTCATCGGGCACAACGGGGCAGGCAAGACCACCCTTCTCAACCAAATCATCGGCACGACCAAGCCCACCTCCGGTGACATCCGCTACGGCACAGAATCGCTCGGGAAAAACCCGGATCTGGCTCGACGTGTCGCATCGATGATGCCGCAGATGCATGCGCCTTTGACCGGCGTTACACCTCTCCAAGCGATCACATCGATTGGCAGGGTGCGGGGACTATCCGGGAGGGATGCACGCCGTGAGGCGAGTGCTCTCATCGATGAGCTCGACATTACGCCGTGGCAGAACGTCGGCGGCGAGAAACTGTCTGGTGGGCTGCGCCGCCTGACCTCTTACGCGATGGCTGTGATCGCGTCTCCGCCTGTCCTGCTCATTGATGAGCCGACTAACGACGTCGACCCAGTGCGACGTCCTCTGATCTGGCGGAACCTGCGTCGACTCGCTGACGCGGGGCACATCGTCATCGTTGTCACTCACAACCTGCTCGAGGTGCAACGGACTGCCGACCGCTATGTGTTACTCCAGAACGGTCAGGTGCTGATCGACAGCACCCCAAGGCAGCTATCGCAACGAGCGCAGACAACGACTCTCAGTGTTTCCGTCCGATCTGACGTTGACCTCGCAACGATGCCGGCGGCCTCGCGGCTTCATCCAGTCGACGGCGACGGGCAGCTGCGGCTCGACCTCGAACCTGCTCATATTCCCGACGCCGTGGCTTGGGTCCTCGAACAGGTTGAAGCCGGAGAAATCTACAGTTACACGCTCACACCGGCATCCCTGGAATCACTGTATGAAGGGATCACCAATGGCCGTTAA
- a CDS encoding TetR/AcrR family transcriptional regulator encodes MARMTRDQQRQHNRVLLLEAAEHIFATHGVEGASLDDVALAAGLTKGAVYSNFRNKGELILEVIRYRQTLSQEAQDFHAILDGATDDHERLEAWCNTWITTAKSGDRSSYARLLFDFIPYALRDEQLTARFLEFISPANDIPAEASPIPSDSTFARIPVGDQFRILMALDLGLSALGLFDPDNVKPELYKTAVLSLTHTLYDASTESEYAQES; translated from the coding sequence ATGGCTCGGATGACCCGCGATCAACAGCGGCAGCACAACAGAGTGCTATTGCTTGAGGCGGCTGAGCACATCTTCGCTACGCATGGCGTGGAGGGCGCTTCTCTTGACGACGTGGCTCTGGCGGCTGGCCTGACCAAGGGGGCCGTCTATTCAAACTTCCGAAACAAGGGCGAGCTGATCCTGGAGGTCATCCGCTACCGTCAGACACTCTCGCAGGAAGCGCAAGACTTCCATGCGATCCTTGATGGCGCTACTGACGATCACGAGCGTCTCGAGGCCTGGTGCAATACTTGGATAACGACAGCCAAGAGCGGTGATCGCTCCAGCTATGCCCGCCTGCTGTTCGACTTCATTCCCTACGCCCTGCGGGATGAGCAGTTGACCGCACGGTTTCTGGAGTTCATCTCACCTGCCAACGACATCCCAGCTGAGGCGTCCCCGATCCCGTCCGACAGCACCTTCGCACGTATCCCGGTAGGAGATCAGTTCCGCATCCTGATGGCACTCGATCTGGGGCTATCGGCGCTGGGGCTGTTCGATCCGGACAACGTAAAGCCCGAGTTGTACAAAACGGCAGTGCTCTCGCTAACGCACACGCTCTACGACGCCAGCACAGAATCAGAGTACGCCCAGGAGTCGTAG
- a CDS encoding ThiF family adenylyltransferase has protein sequence MDKLPSRPRLKPIYPAYRLDDRVFRIGAQLGITAEFDDPEHQLWALVTALDGRSLHDVVRAVRQDFPELTENDILDGITLLNQEGFLEESFPGAESAIGARYRANVNYFSRFIDLERDRFAPQRRINGSNILLLGLGGGGSNILALLAGLGPGSITIVDHDVVEEGNLGRQLLYRESDVGRSKALAAADAIAQMNSEIAIDARQERIGSVDDVAALLPGKDLVISAIDEPPFVAQRIVNKAIVQAGIPCVFAASQVSRGRVYTVIPGKTGCFDCLNIHYSQRDPQFVSQFAAFSELSFDPPSIAYGPSIFILTATIVDEAVRLLTGYTQPRSLGTQFEVNYEDGSSFAHPSWPRLPNDCPTCGTGNPSTWEVFGHYLQQV, from the coding sequence GTGGACAAGCTGCCCTCGCGCCCTCGACTCAAGCCGATTTACCCCGCATACCGACTCGATGACCGAGTTTTTCGGATTGGTGCACAGCTAGGTATCACGGCAGAGTTCGACGACCCTGAGCACCAGCTATGGGCGCTCGTTACAGCGCTTGATGGGCGTTCTCTGCACGATGTTGTTCGAGCAGTGCGGCAGGACTTCCCCGAACTCACGGAGAACGACATCCTTGACGGGATCACGCTTCTCAATCAGGAAGGCTTCCTCGAGGAGAGCTTTCCAGGTGCGGAGTCGGCCATTGGCGCCAGATATCGAGCCAACGTCAACTACTTCAGTCGCTTCATCGACCTGGAACGAGATCGGTTTGCTCCGCAACGGCGGATCAACGGGTCAAATATTCTTCTCCTCGGGCTCGGTGGGGGCGGCTCCAATATCCTTGCGCTGCTGGCTGGTCTCGGCCCGGGCTCCATCACGATCGTCGACCACGACGTCGTAGAAGAGGGCAACCTTGGGCGCCAGCTGCTGTACCGGGAATCTGATGTCGGTCGCTCGAAAGCCCTGGCCGCAGCAGACGCGATTGCGCAGATGAACTCGGAGATCGCCATTGACGCTCGCCAGGAGCGCATCGGTTCGGTCGACGACGTTGCGGCTTTGCTGCCCGGCAAGGATCTCGTCATCTCCGCCATCGACGAGCCACCATTCGTTGCCCAGCGGATCGTGAACAAGGCGATTGTTCAGGCCGGCATTCCGTGCGTGTTTGCCGCGTCGCAGGTGAGTCGCGGGCGTGTCTACACCGTAATCCCGGGCAAGACAGGATGTTTCGACTGTCTGAACATCCACTACTCGCAGCGAGATCCTCAGTTCGTCTCTCAGTTCGCTGCATTCAGCGAACTGAGCTTCGACCCGCCATCGATCGCGTACGGCCCGTCCATCTTCATCCTCACGGCCACGATCGTTGACGAAGCCGTGCGCCTCCTGACGGGCTATACGCAACCGCGATCCCTCGGGACGCAGTTTGAAGTGAATTATGAGGATGGCTCGTCGTTCGCGCATCCGTCTTGGCCGCGTCTTCCGAATGACTGCCCGACGTGTGGCACTGGCAATCCTTCCACATGGGAAGTCTTCGGTCACTATCTCCAGCAGGTCTGA
- a CDS encoding CPBP family intramembrane glutamic endopeptidase, protein MALQIVAAIAVMAFVAKRVARRPMYELERSGALREFGYGTLVGVSVITVAIACLLALGSYRITDIIVGRGLLSGLLLGLGSAFGEEIVMRGILLRVLIGMIGAAPALILTSVAFGLLHLGNPGASLLSAIGIALQAGVMFGAAYLLTRRLWFAIGIHSAWNFTQTAIFGLNVSGVPTEPGLFIAEIHGPDWLTGGGLGIEGSIIMIALGLIVSTMLLLRASAKNQARPLP, encoded by the coding sequence ATGGCGTTACAGATTGTGGCTGCTATCGCAGTGATGGCATTCGTAGCCAAACGCGTCGCACGACGACCCATGTACGAGCTAGAGCGCTCGGGAGCTCTCCGTGAATTTGGCTATGGCACTCTGGTTGGCGTCAGTGTAATTACCGTGGCTATAGCCTGCTTGCTCGCGCTTGGAAGTTACCGCATCACTGACATCATCGTGGGCCGTGGCCTCTTGTCTGGCTTGCTTCTCGGGCTCGGGAGCGCTTTCGGGGAAGAAATCGTGATGCGCGGAATTCTGCTGCGCGTCCTTATCGGGATGATCGGTGCAGCACCCGCACTTATCCTCACCTCAGTAGCGTTCGGACTGCTCCACCTGGGCAACCCCGGCGCCTCTCTTCTCAGCGCAATCGGCATTGCATTGCAAGCCGGTGTCATGTTCGGTGCGGCGTACTTGCTCACACGGAGACTGTGGTTTGCGATCGGCATACACTCAGCCTGGAACTTCACGCAAACCGCAATCTTCGGACTGAACGTCTCAGGCGTACCAACCGAGCCGGGGCTGTTCATCGCGGAGATACACGGCCCTGATTGGCTTACCGGAGGCGGACTCGGAATCGAAGGCTCCATCATCATGATCGCGCTCGGTCTTATCGTGAGCACGATGTTGCTGCTGCGCGCATCAGCTAAAAATCAGGCCAGGCCCTTGCCATAA
- a CDS encoding 5'-nucleotidase C-terminal domain-containing protein — protein sequence MSPSCRRRGRTLTAALATGILLLPVSLTSAVAAPTTFTLFNINDFHGRIDSSALNLACTLETQRAKAPASAFLSAGDNIGASEFSSFIADDNPTIDYLNALDLDASALGNHEFDGGYDALVNRVEKRSKFPLLGANVFHRDGRPAAKPYVIVKAGEVRVAVVGAVTEQTASLVTPSGIADIQFKDPVDSVNAVIDTIPAADYDVLVVEYHEGAAVGADSGKAPQTDDQVFTKMVEKTSPKADAIYNGHTHVRYDYEAKVPGTDRTRPIIQAASYGELLSKVTFQYDKASDRLKLVTNELLATKGADLAACDAAKLPRYHEAKKIVEKAKAAGEVKGAKIVGSLDADITTAWGPQIATYKDGFWRWNGQGEMPAKGDDRGRGSALSDLLAESMRWSTQQKNYASKRADIGVMNPGGVRADMFYKASGSEGDGKITYREANDVIPFANGLSTVDLTGAQVKTLLEQQWQRDIHGAVPSRSYIQLGLSKNVSYTFDSTRPEGQRITSVHIDGKALDPHATYTVVSASFLINGGDNFHVLTKGKNMTDTGLVDRDAWIDYLGAHRPTVPPFAARGLETSQPRVVGTDLVIDVKGLESLSLGAPQIAQATATIGKANPGTANGTATGTKPLTAPYRDGVAQLRLPLDALAASARDQAGAKVVDLHISSQPNTGTDVMLTVTLPQPSKAAFTDVKPGTAFYNEISWMNQQGISTGYPDGTYRPGAPATREAMMAFLYRRAGSPKVSLPDASPFTDVAPTSPFYREIIWAKNTGIANGFSDGTFRPKAPAQRNAVAAFLFRASGSPKVDLPTSSPFTDVAPTDPFYREIVWLHKAKVARGWSVDNGYEFRSWDPIHRDAAAAMLNRLV from the coding sequence GTGTCTCCTTCATGTCGCCGACGAGGGCGAACCCTTACCGCTGCCCTTGCGACCGGAATTCTGCTTCTGCCTGTCAGCCTGACATCTGCGGTTGCAGCTCCGACGACCTTCACCCTGTTTAACATCAATGATTTTCACGGCCGGATTGACTCATCTGCGCTCAACCTCGCCTGCACACTGGAAACCCAGCGGGCTAAAGCTCCGGCCAGCGCATTCCTGTCCGCTGGCGACAATATCGGGGCCTCGGAGTTCTCCTCCTTTATCGCCGATGACAACCCGACCATCGATTACTTAAACGCCTTGGACCTTGACGCCTCCGCGCTCGGCAACCACGAGTTCGACGGCGGGTATGACGCCCTGGTCAACCGCGTCGAAAAGCGCTCCAAGTTCCCGCTGCTTGGCGCGAATGTTTTCCATCGCGACGGACGACCAGCCGCCAAGCCCTACGTCATCGTCAAAGCGGGCGAGGTGCGGGTTGCTGTTGTGGGCGCGGTGACTGAACAAACCGCGTCGCTGGTGACGCCGAGCGGAATCGCTGATATCCAGTTCAAGGATCCCGTCGACTCCGTCAACGCCGTCATCGACACCATCCCTGCCGCCGATTACGACGTGCTAGTCGTCGAATACCACGAAGGAGCGGCCGTCGGTGCTGACTCGGGGAAAGCCCCGCAGACCGACGATCAGGTGTTCACCAAGATGGTCGAGAAAACCTCGCCCAAGGCCGATGCCATCTACAACGGACACACCCATGTCCGCTACGACTACGAAGCGAAAGTGCCGGGAACGGACCGGACCCGACCCATTATTCAAGCAGCCTCATATGGGGAACTGCTGTCCAAGGTGACCTTCCAATACGACAAGGCCAGCGACCGCCTCAAGCTGGTGACCAACGAACTCTTGGCGACCAAGGGCGCAGACCTCGCAGCCTGCGATGCGGCCAAGCTTCCCCGCTACCACGAGGCCAAAAAAATTGTGGAGAAGGCAAAAGCTGCGGGTGAAGTGAAAGGCGCGAAGATCGTCGGCAGCCTCGATGCCGACATCACCACAGCCTGGGGACCGCAAATCGCCACCTACAAAGACGGATTCTGGCGCTGGAACGGTCAGGGTGAGATGCCTGCCAAGGGCGATGACCGCGGTCGTGGCTCCGCCCTGTCGGACCTGCTGGCTGAATCGATGCGGTGGAGCACCCAGCAAAAGAACTATGCCAGTAAGCGCGCCGATATCGGGGTGATGAACCCCGGTGGGGTCCGCGCCGATATGTTCTATAAGGCTTCAGGAAGCGAAGGTGACGGCAAGATCACCTACCGTGAAGCCAACGACGTCATCCCGTTTGCTAACGGTCTCAGCACGGTAGACCTCACCGGCGCCCAGGTGAAAACACTGCTCGAACAGCAGTGGCAACGGGATATTCACGGAGCGGTACCCTCGCGCTCGTACATACAACTCGGACTGTCCAAGAACGTGTCCTACACCTTTGATTCCACTCGGCCGGAAGGCCAGCGGATCACTTCGGTGCACATCGACGGTAAAGCGCTCGATCCACACGCCACATACACGGTGGTCTCGGCCAGCTTCCTGATCAATGGCGGCGACAACTTCCATGTTCTGACTAAGGGGAAGAACATGACCGACACCGGTCTGGTGGACCGGGACGCCTGGATTGACTATCTGGGTGCTCATCGCCCCACCGTTCCGCCGTTTGCGGCGCGCGGCCTGGAAACCTCGCAACCCCGCGTTGTCGGCACTGACTTGGTGATCGATGTGAAGGGACTCGAATCCCTGAGCCTCGGCGCCCCGCAGATCGCCCAGGCCACGGCGACAATCGGCAAGGCGAACCCTGGGACAGCGAACGGCACGGCAACGGGTACGAAGCCATTGACGGCCCCCTACCGCGATGGTGTGGCCCAGCTGCGGCTTCCGTTAGATGCCTTGGCCGCATCAGCGCGGGACCAGGCCGGGGCCAAGGTGGTTGACCTGCACATCTCCTCGCAACCGAATACCGGCACCGATGTGATGCTCACGGTGACGCTGCCGCAGCCCAGTAAAGCGGCGTTTACCGATGTGAAGCCGGGAACCGCGTTCTACAACGAGATTTCCTGGATGAACCAGCAGGGAATCTCTACCGGATACCCGGACGGCACCTACCGTCCCGGGGCCCCGGCAACCCGCGAAGCGATGATGGCGTTCCTGTATCGCCGCGCAGGCAGCCCTAAGGTTTCGCTCCCGGATGCGTCGCCGTTTACGGATGTTGCGCCGACCTCGCCGTTCTATCGCGAAATCATATGGGCTAAGAACACTGGCATTGCGAACGGTTTCTCCGATGGCACGTTCCGCCCGAAGGCCCCTGCCCAGCGCAATGCTGTGGCGGCCTTCCTATTCCGCGCTTCGGGATCACCTAAGGTCGACCTGCCGACGAGCTCACCGTTCACGGATGTTGCGCCCACCGACCCGTTCTACCGGGAGATCGTGTGGCTACACAAAGCCAAGGTTGCGCGCGGATGGTCCGTAGATAACGGGTATGAATTCCGTTCCTGGGATCCTATTCACCGCGATGCTGCTGCCGCGATGCTGAACCGCCTAGTTTAG